The Desulfovibrio sp. UIB00 DNA window ACACCATCCACGGCTCCATCGGCCCTGATTGCTTTGGCTACCGCACCCCGCTGGATGCTTATTCGCTTTCCTACCACAACTACTTTGGCGCGCTCATGGGCGCGCTGCCGAATGGCCGCAAAGCCGGTGTCGCTCTCACAGACGGCAGCGTTTCGGCCACCCCGGGCACAGACCATGAAGGCATCACGGCGCTTATCAAGGCTGGCGCACAGGCTATCGACACCGTGCGGTATGGCGCAAACCACTTCAACGTCAAGCTCACGCCTGCTGCTCTGGCTGGCCCCGCCGGCGAAAGGCTGCTGGTTTCACTTATAAAAACCTATTGCGACTTTGATGGTTCGCACATCCAGTTCAACTGCGTTTCCTCCGAAACGCTTAAAGACGCGCAGAAAAAGCCGGAGGATTACCGCAACCTGGTGGTTCGCG harbors:
- a CDS encoding glycine radical domain-containing protein, with protein sequence TIHGSIGPDCFGYRTPLDAYSLSYHNYFGALMGALPNGRKAGVALTDGSVSATPGTDHEGITALIKAGAQAIDTVRYGANHFNVKLTPAALAGPAGERLLVSLIKTYCDFDGSHIQFNCVSSETLKDAQKKPEDYRNLVVRVAGFSAYFTRLDKGVQNEIVKRTEYNNF